The Branchiostoma lanceolatum isolate klBraLanc5 chromosome 1, klBraLanc5.hap2, whole genome shotgun sequence genomic sequence TTTTAAAACTCCTTGCTCTACTCCAGGCTCCACACGTGTGCATGtatgggtggggaggggggcgcaatCAAGTTGTGCAAATTCTTGCATAAATATTAGTTACAATAGCAATAATTCCTCTCAGAACAGTCATTCTCGTGTTTTTAACAGGTTAAGACATTGATTTATAAGTATGTCGGAATCTATGCATCTATGTAATGATGGCCTTTGGCAACCGTATCGTCTGCAAAGTTGCCATGCTTGTGGTCCCATGTGTACAAGTGTGTACATGTGACAATCCATCTGTAGAAGTTGCgtcaaaaatacacaaatccAGTTACAACAAGCCCTAATTTTTCCCCAACAGTGTCTTGATGACTTCTACAATCAATGCAGTACGATTTTATTTACGGATTCCCCCTAAAAACACTTACTTTTAAGTCCCGAAGACGCGAAACGTCGTGCTCGCTACTAAAGAAATTATGGCGGAATCGCAAAAGACCGGATCCGGGGTTTCACGGGCTGACCTTCACGGAGTACGGGTCAAATGATCGCATCACATGGAAAAAATGAAGATGTTAGAAAATGGCACAAACATGTTCATATTTCTATACTAGTAAGTATACATAAACGACAAAATAGTAAGAATGCTGTTTGTGACATTAAATGTGCTTAGTATTGTTTTCTTACGACTATCGTTTGATTTAACATTCCTACCTCTTTTGCGTCTAGTTGCTATCGAATCAATCATGGCGGACCGACTAACACAGTTGCAAGATGCAGTGCACCAGGTAACGTATTAAGTTCGTTTTCTTAAAATCAAAGGAGAGAACGGAGACAAAAATGAGAGAAACTAATGCAAAAACGATAAAAGAATCGATGGTAGAGGTCAACATAATGGCAGGGGTCTTGGACTGCATTGTTATGCCTCAACAAATATCACACTAGTCTAGATCTATACAAAAATTTATGTCAAGTTGCAAATGTATTATTGTTGACAATTTCGAAATTagattatacaatgtatttctttcGTTTCCTCAGATGGGAGAACATTTCTGTAACAGTATAGGCATTCTCCAGCAGTGTGCACCGGCTAGTAACTTCCCTGACTTTGACAAGTCTGCAGGTAAGACCTCGTTATGGTAATTTTTTGCTCTTTTCTACAAAAAACACGTTGACACCTTGACTGTTGTAGTTGCTCATTATTGTTTTCATTTGCAAACAAATCTTGTGTCTTTTTTCAGCACCAGTTGACAAGGACCAAGTTGCCACTCAAGAGGGTGAGGATTATCATTGTAAAAATAAACCTTACATGTTTCTCTCATAATTCTCTGTAACATAATTTCATAAATCTGCTGGGTACCATAAGACAGCCACGCTATATTAACAACTAGTgttaatgttgaaatttttgcggtAGTTTAAGTTCGTGGTTTTCGTGGTAACATCCTCAGCGTGAAGTTAaatccaccacaaaaatgcttgttgtGTCTTCGACAACCTACCGCTAACTTCCTAGTAAAACCATGACAAATGCTCCATTTTCTCAATATCACATCATTAAATCGCCACAAAGGCATtgaaaggcatttacagtatgttattttcaaaatgtatcgATGACCTGGATATTTTAAGTGTGCGTACTTTGGGGAttgctgatgctgcattagtaggTCACCTTattcacgttttttttttaccgtgaTGGTGCAGTTGACCAAATTGAAATACACCTAGCACGTTGAAAGGTCATATGTTTTCCACTTTATACATTATAGTATCTATTTTCTCACAACTAACTCACTGGTGTATTACATGAAGCACAGAAGAAGCCACACTCGTTGTTAATGTTTAGTCTGCTTCGTTTCCAGAATACACACAGCTTTTTGCCCAGCTCATAGCAAGAACTGCCAAGGACATAGATGTGTTGATAGACTCACTACCTAATGAAGAGTCTACTGCAGAGTTACAGGTAGGGTTTTCTCCCacttgtgttctgacatgaacTTTTGACCTCTTGTGACTTCAGTTATTTTGTCTGTTGATTGTAAAGTTCAAGCTGCATCGCCACAGTGTCTTATAATACTGTGTAGTTTTAGATCGATTTTGTTCAGTTTTTATGATGATCGGACCCCTGACTGTCTCATCACACAGCAAAAATATTGTCTGTTTGCCATTGTTACCACATATACTATTGTCTCAACAGTGAACACCAAAATACTGCTAGCTTTTGTTTTAAAGCATTACAGAATTGATGTGCCATGAACTCAAATCAATCTACAGTACAATTTGGTCTACATTTTTTCCTACAGGCACAGAGCTTACAGAGACTTGAGCAGGATAACCAAGACGCGGCGCGTAAACTGGAGGACGTGGTGAGGAGGGGAGAAGTCCTGCTGGAACAGATACAGAAGGCTCTGAGCGAGATCGCAGAGACACAACTCAAGACACAGAGTTCACAACAGCAGAAAATACTACCAACTGTAGACAAGAAAGAACCAAAGCCAACTTAGGGTTCATTTTGTACCTAATtacactagcctggaatcctgACTATTTTAACAAGTCTGCTCCTGTGATGGATTCTCTTCAAAAGTCGGTTCCCTTTATGTATGTCTTTGGTTATtgcatatttaaaaaaaatgtgtgtCCTCTCCCGTGTCACAGGGATTTGACTTCAGTGTGACCCAGTCACCACATGATTGCATAGGACTGTGCAACTCGAAATAATCATCTATTTACTGATGCCAGATTTTTTTGCAGGGAAGTGATCAAAGGAGCAGACAAGAGCAAAATAGGTTGGATTTGCAGGCTATAGTTGTACATGATGTAATTGTAAAATATGTATTCGTTACTCCTTATCGGAAGGTATTTCAAGTGAATAGCAGAATGCTGTAAGAGAGAATGGTGCAATTGAAACCAGTAGCCAAGCTATCTGTACTACATTCTCCTGGTGGAACCGTTACATTTACTGTTGTCCAGTTTCTACCAGCATGTGAAGTATGCCATGCTGGTATCTCCAAACAGATATCCACTGTCAGTGGAATGTCATGTCACTAACTATATGAGTTGAGATGTGTaacatatttttgtatgtaagGTCATTGCAGATTTGACTAGCAGTTATTACAAAATGAAAGTCTGGAACGAATATTTACAGCAGAACTGGCAATGTCATAAAGTAACTTTGTCACTGTCTTGCATTATTTGTATAAAGATCTTTACATTCCTTCATTCTTGATGTTTTATTCTCTTATGTACGCACACTTGGTCCTTTTATGTGTAATGTTAGAGCAAGGTTTTGATTTTAAGCCTCCTTGGTTAGAGGTTCAGTGCTGGAGGCATAAGCTTCCCCATACATGGGCACTTGCTTTATGTCAACTAAATAATTCCATAAGATACCActtacacacaaaacacaccagAGACACATTTGTCGGTATGgggcttttttttatttattctctTGAAATTAGGGCCATGAACAGTTTCATCTTCTATCATTATGCCTCTCACTGTCACGAATGTCTCACATGCACTGTCACCTTCTAACTTGGGGTGCAACTACAGTATGTGCAAAATAACAGAAAACCTGGTACAGTGAATCTTGCTGTGTCGTGAAATGAAAAACCTGATCTTGGAACAGTAATGttatggtaaaaaaaacaatagcgAGAGTGTCCTTGAACATGATTTGACTAGAACAAGTTGCTGTGACCAGTATTAGCGCCTAAAACTACAGCCTTTATGTTCAAAGTTTAGGTTCCTTTCACAGATGAATTTTGTTTTGCCATGAACTTCATCATGAAGTCTACTAGTTGGTATGAAAGCTGTAACAGGTTACAAGCACCACCAGCCACAGAAATGTGTAAAATGGGGCATGTTAGACATCGGTTGTTTGACGATGTTATGCCAACCCCGTCGTGA encodes the following:
- the LOC136446138 gene encoding mediator of RNA polymerase II transcription subunit 21-like — translated: MADRLTQLQDAVHQMGEHFCNSIGILQQCAPASNFPDFDKSAAPVDKDQVATQEEYTQLFAQLIARTAKDIDVLIDSLPNEESTAELQAQSLQRLEQDNQDAARKLEDVVRRGEVLLEQIQKALSEIAETQLKTQSSQQQKILPTVDKKEPKPT